From the genome of Scytonema hofmannii PCC 7110, one region includes:
- the cas2 gene encoding CRISPR-associated endonuclease Cas2 has translation MSTLFYLVIYDLPDNKAANKRRTKLHKLLSGYGTWTQYSVFECFLTAVQFAKLTVQVENLIKPAEDSVRIYVLDAGSVRKTITYGSEQPRQQDTIIL, from the coding sequence ATGAGTACTTTGTTTTACCTCGTCATTTACGACTTGCCAGACAATAAAGCAGCAAATAAGCGGCGAACAAAACTACATAAACTACTTTCTGGCTATGGGACATGGACGCAGTACAGCGTGTTTGAATGTTTTTTAACCGCCGTGCAGTTTGCTAAACTAACAGTGCAAGTTGAGAACTTGATTAAACCAGCCGAAGATTCAGTACGGATCTATGTTTTAGACGCCGGATCGGTACGCAAGACCATCACCTATGGTTCTGAGCAACCTCGACAGCAAGACACAATAATATTATGA
- a CDS encoding type II toxin-antitoxin system RelE/ParE family toxin: protein MKIYKNRTFDRWARKEGLNNLSLCNAVNEMAAGLYDADLGGGLFKKRIAKPGKGKSGGFRTLVATNNEDRWFFIFGFSKNERSNVDKDEEEALKMLSKQLLAYTPEELEQAKNSNVLIEVNCNAEEKISNS from the coding sequence ATGAAAATTTACAAAAACCGTACTTTTGACCGTTGGGCGCGAAAGGAAGGCTTAAACAATCTTAGTCTCTGTAACGCTGTAAATGAAATGGCAGCAGGGCTTTATGATGCTGACCTTGGAGGTGGACTGTTTAAAAAACGCATAGCAAAACCTGGGAAAGGTAAGAGTGGTGGATTTCGGACACTAGTAGCTACGAATAATGAAGATCGTTGGTTTTTTATTTTTGGCTTTTCAAAAAACGAACGCAGTAACGTTGACAAAGATGAAGAAGAAGCTCTGAAAATGTTATCCAAGCAATTACTTGCTTATACACCAGAAGAGCTTGAGCAGGCAAAAAATAGTAATGTGTTAATAGAGGTGAATTGTAATGCGGAAGAAAAAATCAGCAATTCTTGA
- a CDS encoding helix-turn-helix domain-containing protein encodes MRKKKSAILEAVHETATDLHKAGLMNQITLREFEHLCLPPIESLEPNQIKEIRESSQVSQAVFARILNISPSTVQKWEIGQKRPSGTSLKLLHLVKNRGLNSVLY; translated from the coding sequence ATGCGGAAGAAAAAATCAGCAATTCTTGAAGCAGTTCATGAGACAGCTACAGACCTACACAAAGCTGGACTAATGAATCAAATTACATTGCGCGAATTTGAACACCTATGCCTACCTCCTATTGAATCTCTAGAACCTAATCAAATTAAAGAAATACGGGAATCATCTCAAGTCAGTCAAGCTGTTTTTGCACGTATTTTGAATATAAGTCCTTCAACGGTTCAAAAATGGGAAATAGGACAAAAGCGACCTAGTGGAACATCTCTTAAACTACTGCACTTGGTAAAGAATCGTGGGTTAAACAGTGTGCTGTATTAA
- a CDS encoding Rpn family recombination-promoting nuclease/putative transposase has translation MRRDPIFYQMFQRSPQLLFDLIGARPDNAEDYRFDCVAVKEPKFEIDGVFLPPDSEPGTVYFCEVQFQKDEELYERLFGESLLYFYRNCNQFSDWQAVVIYPSRSIEQSKVYPHRSLLNGEQVHRVYLDELTEVPSLPVMVAATVLTIVPEAEAPELARELLSRTEQEEFTARERGDIIDIITSIMVYKFANLSRAEIIAMLGLDLTQEPRAIREAKEEGQEVEAMVLITRQLTRRLGQELSDEMRSLLSTLSLSLLEDLSEALLDFNTIADLEHFLAEHQRSPM, from the coding sequence ATGCGGCGTGACCCCATTTTTTATCAGATGTTTCAGAGATCCCCTCAATTGCTTTTTGATTTGATTGGCGCTCGACCAGACAACGCCGAAGATTATCGGTTTGATTGTGTCGCGGTTAAGGAACCGAAGTTCGAGATTGATGGGGTATTTCTGCCACCTGATTCGGAACCGGGAACGGTTTATTTCTGTGAGGTTCAGTTTCAAAAGGATGAGGAACTATACGAACGGTTATTTGGTGAATCGTTGTTATATTTTTACCGCAATTGCAATCAGTTTTCCGATTGGCAAGCAGTGGTCATTTACCCATCACGCAGCATCGAACAGAGCAAAGTCTATCCCCATCGCTCGCTGCTCAATGGCGAACAAGTGCATAGAGTTTACCTTGATGAGTTAACAGAGGTGCCCTCGCTGCCCGTTATGGTGGCAGCAACGGTATTGACAATCGTACCGGAAGCAGAAGCCCCAGAATTGGCAAGGGAATTGCTCTCTCGGACGGAGCAAGAGGAATTTACAGCTAGGGAACGAGGGGACATCATCGATATTATCACCTCTATAATGGTCTATAAGTTTGCCAATTTAAGTCGAGCGGAGATTATAGCAATGCTAGGATTGGATTTGACTCAAGAGCCACGGGCAATTCGGGAGGCGAAGGAAGAAGGACAAGAAGTGGAAGCGATGGTGCTGATTACTCGACAGTTAACGCGACGATTAGGACAAGAACTTTCTGATGAGATGCGATCGCTTCTCTCAACACTCTCACTTTCGCTACTCGAAGACCTCAGCGAAGCTCTGCTAGATTTCAACACTATAGCGGATTTGGAACACTTTTTAGCAGAACATCAGCGTAGCCCAATGTAG
- a CDS encoding type II toxin-antitoxin system HicB family antitoxin, which translates to MSRYSMVVQWSEEDRLFLVTIPEFADRVVMPCTHGETREAAIRNGEEVIEMYLEAWQAEGESIPEPNTLQTTA; encoded by the coding sequence ATGAGTCGATACAGCATGGTTGTTCAGTGGTCAGAAGAAGATCGGCTTTTCTTAGTTACAATTCCAGAATTTGCCGATCGCGTTGTCATGCCCTGCACTCACGGCGAAACTCGTGAGGCTGCAATTCGTAATGGTGAAGAAGTGATTGAGATGTACTTGGAAGCTTGGCAAGCAGAAGGTGAATCTATACCTGAACCTAACACGCTTCAAACTACTGCCTGA
- a CDS encoding type II toxin-antitoxin system HicA family toxin produces MPRKIRELKTQIAREGFVYLPKRGKGSHERWRHPMLRKTLTIPGKDGDDVPIYLEKQLDRLLNELKEIGEEDS; encoded by the coding sequence ATGCCCAGGAAAATTCGAGAGTTGAAAACCCAAATTGCTCGCGAAGGATTTGTTTACCTGCCTAAGCGTGGTAAAGGTAGCCATGAGCGTTGGCGACATCCAATGCTTAGAAAAACACTAACAATTCCTGGCAAAGATGGAGATGATGTGCCAATATACCTAGAAAAACAATTAGATCGGTTATTAAATGAACTAAAAGAAATAGGGGAGGAGGATTCATGA
- a CDS encoding IS1634 family transposase, which produces MEITSERIDDIPVIVEWLKQMEIAKCIDQKLSEPHGNHKGLSYGQLSVLLLTYIITQSDHRLSAVEPWVQTHRRILELTTGWSIAEKDATDDRLARVVEELGKQTQAIQEIEVKLGRHLIRAYELPTVVARADTSSFSVNHNPGDSVEENLLRYGYSKDKRPDLLQYRQLLATLDPMGMPLVSATVEGNGADDPLYFPTWEKMVRVIGHKKFVFVADCKAGAIATRGQIAASGGIYCFPVPMSGQHPQYLQQWVLNPPTEIQPIRFPHQDEDEPDVGKGFEVELGKFWLNPETNKWVRWHERYLVVYSTSLAASTIRGQQQRILTARTALDKLAAKPGEDPQVLAHKVENILERYRVKDFFNTTITEQIIQKTRHVGRGRPSKNSPTELVNSICLQLEIQLQDAAIKEAETLAGWRLYVTNAPLAQLSLSLAIMYYRDEWVLERGFHRFKRGSLPALPIYFTDQNRITGLMFLLNIALRIFTLMEFVVRQALIETQQSLAGLYDGNPKRKTERPSAEKMLLAFCHLTLYFLPDATIFMTPLSELQKQILYLMKMPDSLYQIDSVSSSA; this is translated from the coding sequence ATGGAAATAACTTCTGAGCGCATTGACGATATTCCCGTAATAGTGGAGTGGCTCAAACAGATGGAGATAGCCAAATGTATTGACCAGAAACTGAGTGAACCACACGGAAATCACAAAGGGCTGAGTTACGGTCAATTGAGTGTATTGTTATTAACATACATCATCACGCAGTCAGACCATCGGTTATCTGCCGTGGAACCTTGGGTGCAGACACATCGAAGGATTTTAGAGTTAACTACGGGATGGTCAATCGCGGAAAAAGATGCCACGGATGACAGATTGGCAAGGGTAGTCGAAGAGCTAGGGAAACAAACACAAGCAATACAGGAAATTGAGGTAAAGTTAGGACGGCATTTGATTCGTGCCTACGAATTGCCAACTGTTGTAGCACGAGCGGATACAAGTAGTTTTAGTGTAAATCATAATCCTGGAGATTCAGTTGAAGAAAATCTACTGCGCTATGGCTATTCCAAAGACAAGCGTCCAGATTTATTGCAATACCGTCAATTATTAGCAACCCTCGACCCAATGGGAATGCCATTGGTGAGCGCTACGGTTGAAGGTAATGGAGCCGATGACCCATTATATTTTCCCACTTGGGAAAAAATGGTGAGAGTGATTGGGCATAAAAAGTTCGTCTTCGTTGCTGATTGTAAAGCCGGTGCGATTGCAACTCGCGGTCAAATTGCCGCAAGTGGCGGTATTTATTGTTTCCCTGTACCTATGAGTGGACAACACCCCCAATATCTTCAGCAATGGGTACTAAACCCACCTACAGAAATTCAGCCCATTCGTTTCCCGCATCAGGATGAAGATGAACCGGATGTGGGCAAGGGTTTTGAAGTGGAGTTAGGCAAGTTTTGGTTAAACCCAGAAACCAACAAGTGGGTACGTTGGCATGAACGCTATTTGGTAGTTTATTCCACTAGCCTTGCAGCATCTACTATCCGTGGTCAACAGCAACGCATCTTGACCGCGAGAACGGCTCTGGATAAATTAGCAGCCAAACCAGGAGAAGATCCACAAGTATTAGCCCATAAAGTAGAAAACATACTTGAGCGCTATCGTGTCAAAGATTTCTTCAACACGACAATTACTGAACAAATCATTCAAAAAACTCGTCATGTTGGACGAGGACGACCATCAAAAAATTCTCCCACTGAATTGGTAAATAGTATTTGTCTTCAACTTGAGATCCAACTTCAAGATGCTGCAATCAAGGAAGCAGAAACTTTGGCAGGGTGGAGATTGTACGTCACTAACGCACCCCTTGCTCAACTAAGTCTATCACTTGCTATCATGTATTACCGGGATGAATGGGTATTGGAGCGAGGGTTTCACCGTTTTAAACGCGGTTCTCTACCCGCCCTACCCATTTACTTCACTGACCAAAACCGAATCACTGGCTTGATGTTCTTGTTGAACATTGCTTTACGGATATTTACTTTGATGGAGTTTGTGGTGCGACAGGCACTTATAGAAACTCAACAATCTTTGGCTGGTCTTTACGATGGCAATCCCAAGCGCAAAACTGAACGCCCATCAGCAGAGAAAATGCTCCTCGCTTTTTGTCATTTAACTCTCTATTTTTTACCTGATGCTACCATCTTCATGACGCCTTTGTCTGAGCTCCAAAAACAGATTCTTTATTTAATGAAAATGCCCGATTCCCTTTATCAGATAGATTCGGTGAGTAGCTCGGCATGA
- a CDS encoding antitoxin: MNTTQLIMNGDKQTVILPKDYQLQGNEVYIKKIGNAVVLISKENPWQTLFDSLNLFSEDFMENREQPYLEEREVLE, encoded by the coding sequence ATGAATACTACTCAATTAATAATGAATGGAGATAAACAAACAGTTATCTTACCTAAAGATTATCAATTACAAGGTAATGAAGTTTACATTAAAAAAATAGGTAATGCTGTTGTACTGATTTCTAAAGAAAACCCGTGGCAAACATTATTTGATAGCTTAAATCTTTTCTCTGAAGATTTTATGGAAAATAGAGAACAGCCTTATTTAGAAGAAAGAGAAGTTCTGGAATGA
- the vapC gene encoding type II toxin-antitoxin system tRNA(fMet)-specific endonuclease VapC produces the protein MRFLLDTNTCIYIIKRKPKKVLDKFQLLDISDVGISSLTIAELEYGVYKSQRQEQNRIALTQFLIPLQVVSFNEQATQTYGKTRAELEHQEIVIGSMDMLIASQAISLGLILVTNNVRELSRIPALMLENWVD, from the coding sequence ATGAGATTTTTGTTAGATACAAATACTTGCATCTATATTATTAAACGTAAACCAAAGAAAGTACTAGATAAATTTCAATTGTTAGATATTTCTGATGTAGGAATTTCATCACTTACAATTGCAGAACTTGAATACGGTGTGTACAAAAGTCAACGTCAGGAACAAAATCGGATAGCGCTGACTCAATTTCTAATTCCTTTACAAGTTGTATCTTTTAATGAGCAAGCAACACAAACCTATGGAAAAACTCGAGCAGAGTTAGAGCACCAAGAAATTGTAATTGGTTCAATGGATATGCTCATCGCATCTCAAGCGATTAGTCTGGGCTTAATTTTAGTCACCAATAACGTGAGAGAATTATCGCGAATCCCAGCACTGATGTTAGAAAATTGGGTTGATTAG
- a CDS encoding efflux RND transporter periplasmic adaptor subunit — MTTYLEIPIINKKVKHPLRWAIALVTTGALVAGTATTYNAVIEQAAKKQDITALTIPVGAKDVVLRISASGKVVPIQTVNISPKNSGTLVELYVEQGDKVQQGQIIAKMDSADIQARILQARANLAQSQAQLDQALAGNRPQEIAQSKARLAQAEAQLAEAKAGNRPQEISQAQAQVDAAKARADYTSEQVRRYRYLYQQGAEKKQLLDQAVSEDNSAKANLREAEKRLALQQSGTRSEEISRREAAVSESRASLQLLESGTRSEEIAQRRAAVAASQAQLKAEQVSLDNTIIRAPFSGVVTQKYANVGAYVTPTTSASTSASATSSSVVAVARGLEVLASIPEADIGRIKQGQQVEIVTDAYPDQVFKGHVRLIAPEAVKEEGVTLFQVKVAIDTGVDKLRSGLNVDMTFLGDKVQDALLVPTVAIVTEKGETGVLVPDEKNQPQFRSVTIGAQVQDQTQILDGVKQGDRIFLNPPPNYKIQKMQEQQKK; from the coding sequence ATGACTACATATTTAGAAATTCCTATCATAAATAAAAAAGTTAAACACCCCTTACGTTGGGCGATCGCTCTCGTAACAACTGGTGCTTTAGTTGCAGGTACTGCCACAACATACAATGCAGTTATCGAACAAGCGGCAAAAAAACAAGACATTACAGCCCTCACTATCCCAGTAGGAGCAAAAGATGTCGTTTTAAGAATTTCCGCGAGTGGTAAGGTTGTCCCAATCCAAACCGTAAACATTAGCCCGAAAAACTCTGGAACTCTTGTAGAGTTGTACGTTGAACAAGGCGATAAAGTCCAGCAGGGGCAAATTATTGCCAAAATGGATAGCGCAGACATTCAAGCTCGCATCCTTCAAGCCCGTGCTAACTTAGCACAATCCCAAGCTCAGTTAGACCAAGCCCTTGCTGGAAATCGCCCTCAAGAAATTGCCCAATCTAAAGCACGTTTGGCACAAGCAGAAGCGCAACTTGCTGAAGCAAAAGCAGGTAATCGTCCCCAAGAAATTTCTCAAGCTCAAGCTCAAGTAGATGCAGCGAAAGCAAGAGCAGATTACACGAGCGAACAGGTGAGGCGTTATCGATATTTGTATCAACAGGGTGCGGAGAAAAAACAATTACTAGACCAAGCTGTTAGCGAAGATAACTCTGCTAAGGCAAATTTGCGAGAAGCTGAAAAACGCTTGGCACTCCAACAAAGTGGGACTCGTTCTGAGGAAATCTCTCGTAGAGAAGCGGCTGTCTCCGAATCACGCGCCTCTTTACAGCTTTTGGAAAGTGGCACTCGTTCTGAGGAAATAGCTCAACGCCGAGCGGCTGTTGCTGCTTCTCAAGCTCAACTCAAAGCAGAGCAAGTAAGTTTAGATAATACAATTATCCGCGCTCCTTTCTCAGGAGTTGTCACCCAAAAGTATGCCAATGTTGGTGCCTATGTAACACCAACAACTTCTGCATCTACAAGTGCATCGGCTACTTCGAGTTCAGTTGTGGCTGTCGCACGAGGCTTGGAAGTTCTGGCTAGTATCCCAGAAGCGGATATAGGTAGAATCAAACAGGGTCAGCAGGTAGAAATTGTGACTGATGCCTATCCCGACCAGGTTTTTAAAGGTCATGTTCGCCTGATTGCTCCTGAAGCAGTTAAGGAAGAAGGTGTCACTCTGTTCCAAGTGAAAGTGGCAATTGATACTGGTGTAGATAAATTGCGTTCTGGCTTGAATGTAGATATGACGTTCTTGGGGGACAAGGTACAAGATGCTTTGTTAGTACCAACAGTCGCAATTGTGACAGAGAAAGGTGAGACAGGTGTCTTGGTACCGGATGAGAAAAATCAACCTCAGTTCCGTTCAGTGACTATTGGAGCACAAGTTCAAGACCAAACTCAGATTTTAGATGGTGTGAAACAGGGCGATCGCATCTTCCTCAACCCACCACCTAACTACAAAATTCAGAAGATGCAAGAACAGCAGAAAAAATGA
- a CDS encoding ABC transporter permease → MNILESVKMAGKTLLSNKLRSALTMLGIVIGNASVIAMIGVGEGGQKYVNKQLESLGPNVLFVIPGNRETQRISNEVPKNLVLEDAEAIASQVPTVAGVAPELNRRYVVTSRNKNTNVNIIGTTASFPLVRDFDTTKGRFFTEIDLKRNNQVTVLGAELAERLFGNSNPVGEQLRIKSSSFQVIGVLEAKGSSLGANYDEAALVPITTSANRLVGKNSPYGIALDYIVASARDSNSVDAAEFQIANLLRLRHKITTEDDFSLQSQKDALQIISQITGALTTMLAAIAGISLFVGGIGIMNIMLVSVSERTHEIGLRKAIGATPQDILLQFTIEAVILSAAGGLIGTAVGVSGIVLVAALTPLEAGISPFAIATAVGISGAIGLFFGIVPARRAAQLDPIVALRSA, encoded by the coding sequence ATGAACATCCTAGAAAGCGTTAAAATGGCAGGCAAAACCCTGCTGTCAAATAAATTACGTAGCGCCCTCACAATGTTAGGTATTGTTATCGGTAATGCCTCAGTCATTGCCATGATTGGTGTTGGTGAGGGTGGGCAAAAATACGTTAACAAACAGTTGGAGTCTTTAGGTCCAAACGTGCTGTTTGTCATTCCTGGGAATCGCGAAACCCAACGCATCTCCAACGAAGTGCCGAAAAACTTAGTGTTGGAAGATGCAGAAGCGATCGCATCTCAAGTCCCAACAGTCGCAGGAGTTGCTCCAGAGTTAAACAGGAGATACGTTGTTACAAGTCGTAATAAAAACACCAACGTCAACATTATTGGTACAACAGCCAGCTTTCCATTGGTACGAGATTTTGACACGACCAAAGGGCGCTTTTTTACAGAAATCGACTTGAAGCGTAACAATCAAGTCACTGTACTGGGTGCTGAGTTAGCAGAAAGATTATTTGGTAACAGTAACCCGGTAGGCGAGCAGTTGCGGATTAAAAGTTCTAGTTTTCAAGTAATTGGTGTATTGGAAGCAAAAGGCTCAAGTCTTGGCGCAAACTACGATGAAGCAGCCTTAGTCCCAATTACAACTTCAGCAAACCGACTCGTGGGCAAAAATTCTCCCTACGGCATCGCCCTAGATTATATCGTTGCTTCTGCACGTGATAGCAACAGTGTTGATGCAGCAGAATTTCAGATTGCCAACTTGCTGCGCCTGCGGCATAAAATTACTACCGAAGATGACTTTAGTCTCCAAAGTCAGAAAGATGCACTGCAAATTATCAGTCAAATCACTGGCGCTTTGACAACTATGCTAGCAGCAATCGCAGGAATTTCTCTATTCGTTGGTGGTATCGGCATTATGAATATTATGCTTGTCTCCGTGAGCGAACGAACTCATGAAATTGGTTTGCGTAAAGCTATTGGTGCAACTCCTCAAGATATCTTGCTGCAATTTACAATTGAAGCCGTGATTCTTTCAGCTGCAGGTGGTTTGATTGGAACTGCGGTTGGTGTCAGTGGTATTGTGCTAGTAGCAGCTTTGACTCCATTAGAAGCAGGGATTTCGCCTTTTGCGATCGCAACTGCTGTTGGTATTTCGGGTGCTATTGGTTTGTTTTTTGGTATTGTTCCCGCACGTCGTGCTGCTCAACTCGATCCAATCGTAGCTTTAAGAAGTGCTTAA
- a CDS encoding ABC transporter ATP-binding protein, with protein sequence MTNNKLKTQTSQLTTVPQTVIIRLENIFKVYGSGETEVRAIDDVNLTIEEGEYCSIMGPSGSGKSTAMNIIGCLDRPTSGHYYLDNVDVAQMNDTDLAHIRNKKLGFVFQQFHLLPQLSAIENVMLPMVYAGVKSSERRDRAAEALKRVGLEKRFNNKPNQLSGGQQQRVAIARAIVTRPVVLLADEPTGALDSRTTQEVLNIFGELNASGITVVMVTHEPDVARQTRRIVWFRDGQIVHSNLTPSDLTQMANSH encoded by the coding sequence ATGACAAATAATAAACTAAAAACTCAAACCTCACAACTGACAACTGTTCCCCAAACAGTTATTATTCGGTTAGAAAATATTTTTAAAGTCTATGGCAGTGGTGAAACTGAAGTGCGGGCGATTGACGATGTTAATCTCACTATAGAAGAAGGCGAATATTGTTCCATTATGGGACCTTCTGGTTCTGGTAAATCTACAGCCATGAACATCATTGGTTGTTTAGATCGCCCCACGTCAGGACATTATTATTTGGATAATGTCGATGTTGCTCAAATGAATGATACGGACTTGGCACATATTCGCAATAAAAAATTGGGGTTTGTGTTCCAACAATTTCACCTGTTACCCCAACTTTCTGCAATAGAAAATGTGATGTTGCCAATGGTATACGCTGGGGTCAAATCAAGCGAACGTCGCGACAGGGCGGCTGAAGCACTTAAAAGAGTTGGTTTGGAAAAACGTTTTAACAATAAACCAAACCAACTCTCTGGAGGACAGCAACAACGGGTAGCAATTGCGAGGGCGATCGTCACGCGTCCCGTTGTCCTCCTCGCCGATGAACCCACAGGTGCTCTTGACTCGCGCACTACTCAAGAAGTTCTCAATATCTTTGGCGAACTGAATGCTAGTGGTATTACCGTTGTCATGGTAACTCACGAACCAGATGTTGCCCGTCAAACTAGGCGCATCGTTTGGTTTCGTGATGGTCAAATTGTTCACTCCAACTTAACTCCATCCGATTTAACTCAGATGGCTAATAGCCATTAG
- a CDS encoding orange carotenoid protein N-terminal domain-containing protein, whose translation MTASYNKQAPQALSNETQKVVDAFNRLDTDAKLAWLYYVYKKMGNSITPAAPAAAEPELAPKLVGDEYLQLSDDKQLAIMRQVVNREDTEYSRAYGAIKENNQLFVWFAWAVAMGQSVVDMPANYKATDAINNVLSQIEGLEFEQQMSVLRTIVGQMGYTDVKPIETQAQTGKTSSL comes from the coding sequence ATGACTGCAAGTTACAATAAACAAGCCCCCCAAGCTTTAAGCAATGAAACTCAAAAAGTAGTTGATGCATTTAATCGTTTGGATACTGATGCTAAACTTGCTTGGTTGTATTATGTCTATAAAAAAATGGGCAATTCTATTACTCCAGCTGCACCCGCAGCTGCAGAACCAGAACTAGCACCAAAACTTGTAGGTGATGAATATCTTCAACTATCTGACGATAAACAATTAGCAATTATGCGACAAGTTGTGAATCGTGAGGACACGGAATACTCTCGTGCATACGGTGCAATAAAAGAAAACAACCAGCTTTTTGTCTGGTTCGCATGGGCAGTTGCTATGGGTCAGAGCGTAGTTGATATGCCAGCAAATTACAAAGCAACTGATGCAATTAACAATGTACTTTCTCAAATAGAAGGATTGGAATTTGAACAACAAATGTCTGTATTGCGGACAATTGTTGGACAAATGGGTTACACCGATGTTAAGCCCATAGAAACACAAGCTCAAACTGGTAAAACATCTAGTTTGTAA
- a CDS encoding HAD-IA family hydrolase: MIQKVIIFDFDGTVADTLDALVVIANRLAEEFGYIPIAPEELALLRNLSSREVINYSGISVFRIPFLVKRVKAALKNKIKELKPILGIKEALIKLKSEGHRLGIITSNSQENVRDFLNANELDNLFEFIYSGVTIFGKTTIINNVLRQKQIKLQEAIYVGDETRDIEASKKANIKVVAVTWGFNSQEVLAQQNPDFLINHPSELLEVVKKC; this comes from the coding sequence ATGATTCAGAAAGTCATTATTTTTGATTTTGATGGTACTGTTGCGGATACGCTTGATGCCCTTGTAGTTATTGCCAATCGCCTTGCTGAAGAGTTTGGCTATATACCGATCGCGCCAGAAGAGCTTGCTCTTTTGAGAAACCTCAGTTCTAGGGAAGTTATTAACTATTCAGGTATTTCAGTTTTTAGAATACCATTTCTAGTGAAAAGGGTGAAAGCAGCGTTAAAAAATAAAATCAAAGAATTAAAACCTATTTTAGGGATTAAAGAAGCTCTGATAAAACTTAAGAGTGAAGGTCATAGGTTGGGAATTATTACTTCTAATTCTCAAGAGAATGTTAGAGATTTTCTGAACGCGAATGAATTAGATAATCTGTTTGAATTTATTTATTCAGGAGTTACTATTTTTGGTAAAACTACAATAATTAACAACGTTTTAAGACAGAAGCAAATCAAGCTTCAAGAGGCTATTTATGTTGGAGATGAAACCAGAGACATAGAAGCATCTAAAAAAGCAAATATCAAAGTTGTAGCAGTCACTTGGGGATTCAATTCACAAGAAGTTCTTGCACAACAAAATCCAGATTTTCTCATTAATCATCCAAGTGAATTGTTAGAAGTTGTAAAGAAATGTTAG
- the queG gene encoding tRNA epoxyqueuosine(34) reductase QueG codes for MNRSPGTRSSEIKEKALSLGFHKVGIVAVDGAESAENQRLQAWLALGYHSSMEWMTNPKRQDIFSVMPEVRSVICVALNYYTSHQRPEGQEYAKISRYAWGRDYHKVMHKKLKALTTWLQESDETVQARYYADTGPVQDKVWAQKAGIGWIAKNGNVITREYGSWVFLGEVLTNLELECDRPHTQHCGNCTRCMDACPTGAIIEPFVIDANRCIAYHTIENRNEELPETVKSNLQGWVAGCDICQDVCPWNQRFAKETDIPEFQPYPGNIAPKLVELAEISDRDWDKRFPASALRRIKPEMLRRNSRVNLDALKSMKGKDKA; via the coding sequence ATGAATCGATCCCCAGGAACACGTAGCAGTGAGATTAAAGAAAAAGCCCTAAGTTTGGGATTTCACAAAGTGGGCATTGTTGCTGTGGATGGGGCTGAAAGTGCAGAAAATCAGAGGTTACAAGCGTGGCTGGCGTTGGGTTATCACAGCAGCATGGAATGGATGACTAACCCCAAGCGCCAGGATATTTTTAGTGTCATGCCAGAAGTTCGTTCCGTAATTTGTGTTGCTCTCAACTATTACACTTCGCACCAGCGTCCTGAAGGACAAGAGTATGCCAAGATTTCTCGTTATGCTTGGGGAAGGGACTACCACAAGGTCATGCATAAAAAACTCAAAGCTTTAACAACGTGGCTGCAAGAAAGCGATGAGACAGTGCAAGCCCGTTATTATGCAGATACTGGTCCAGTTCAAGATAAAGTCTGGGCGCAAAAAGCTGGAATAGGTTGGATTGCTAAAAATGGCAACGTCATCACTCGCGAATACGGTTCTTGGGTTTTTTTAGGAGAAGTGCTGACAAATCTAGAGTTAGAATGCGATCGCCCCCACACCCAACACTGCGGAAATTGCACTCGTTGTATGGACGCCTGTCCCACAGGTGCTATTATAGAGCCATTTGTGATAGATGCCAATCGATGTATCGCTTACCATACGATTGAAAATCGCAATGAAGAATTACCCGAGACAGTAAAATCCAATTTACAAGGCTGGGTTGCAGGTTGTGATATTTGTCAAGACGTTTGTCCTTGGAACCAGCGTTTTGCCAAAGAAACAGATATTCCAGAGTTTCAACCGTACCCTGGGAATATTGCACCAAAGCTGGTAGAATTGGCGGAAATATCAGATCGAGACTGGGATAAACGATTTCCAGCATCAGCCTTGCGACGGATTAAGCCAGAAATGTTACGACGAAATTCTCGTGTTAATCTGGACGCATTAAAAAGCATGAAGGGTAAGGATAAAGCATGA